From a single Collibacillus ludicampi genomic region:
- the recD2 gene encoding SF1B family DNA helicase RecD2: protein METIEGTVERITYYHEETHYTVAKVADEQGNRITIVGVLPGLSAGETVRLKGQWVKHKEYGRQFQAESWERLPPVTLQGIERFLGSGMIKGIGPSTAKKLVNTFGMDTLRVIAEESWRLLEVDGIGKVKAERIVEGYRQHQDIQEIMVYLQSHEISPSLAAKIYQVYGQETIAKLEENPYRLAEDVHGIGFKTADLLAKRLGVSSDSPARTMVAIKHILRQAAEEGHVFLPKRTLLARASELLGVNQTIVEEALNRLCETRDVRMTAWKEEAPVYLTHLYYAERGVADRLLQLLHRRHEEDREGEQKRALGHERTNQTGSSTWAEGGAPADEGITLAPAQRAAVAAVFTASLLVVTGGPGTGKTTTVRAMIKALESRGYQVVLAAPTGRAAKRMTESTGVPAKTLHRLLEFSKGDGGGWRFQRNEDQPLEGDVFIIDEASMLDLSLTYHLLKALPRGAKLIFVGDVDQLPSVGAGQVLADMIQSGVVPVVRLTTIFRQAEASMIVQNAHRIQQGLPLVMRRDGDFFFMEAERPDMVVELIMDLNRRRLPKYIQGDPIEDVQVLVPMRRGLLGVEHLNERLQDVLNPPSKGKPSLTSGGRTLRVGDKVMQVRNNYQKEIFNGDVGRITRIDEEEGEVSVTFPDIPESREIVYTTSELDELALAYAVTVHKSQGSEYPVVILPLTMQHYMMLQRNLFYTAVTRAKKLVVVVGQRRAVAKAIEHATAARRYSLLVERLRGEYNG, encoded by the coding sequence ATGGAAACGATCGAAGGTACCGTTGAACGGATCACTTATTATCATGAAGAGACTCACTACACGGTGGCGAAAGTGGCGGATGAGCAGGGGAACCGGATCACGATTGTCGGTGTACTTCCCGGGCTGTCGGCAGGGGAAACGGTACGGCTGAAAGGCCAATGGGTCAAGCATAAAGAGTACGGACGGCAATTTCAAGCGGAAAGTTGGGAACGGTTGCCTCCGGTCACCTTGCAAGGGATTGAACGCTTTCTTGGCTCGGGTATGATCAAAGGGATCGGTCCATCCACAGCGAAAAAGCTTGTGAATACGTTCGGCATGGATACGCTGCGTGTGATTGCGGAGGAATCATGGCGGCTCCTGGAAGTGGATGGTATCGGGAAAGTCAAAGCGGAACGTATTGTGGAAGGGTACCGCCAGCATCAGGACATTCAAGAGATCATGGTGTATCTGCAAAGCCATGAAATTTCTCCGTCACTCGCCGCGAAAATCTATCAAGTGTACGGACAAGAAACGATCGCCAAGCTGGAGGAAAATCCATACCGGCTGGCGGAAGATGTCCACGGAATCGGGTTCAAGACGGCCGACCTTCTGGCGAAACGATTGGGGGTTTCCAGCGATTCGCCCGCGCGCACGATGGTGGCGATCAAGCACATCTTGCGGCAGGCGGCGGAGGAAGGACATGTCTTTTTACCGAAGCGGACTTTGCTTGCACGCGCATCCGAACTCTTGGGAGTGAATCAGACGATCGTTGAAGAGGCACTGAATCGGTTATGCGAAACACGGGACGTGCGGATGACCGCTTGGAAAGAGGAAGCCCCCGTCTATCTCACGCATTTGTACTACGCGGAACGGGGAGTGGCCGACCGGTTGCTGCAGCTTCTTCATCGCCGACATGAGGAAGATCGCGAAGGCGAACAAAAGAGGGCGCTCGGACACGAGCGGACCAATCAAACGGGCTCATCCACTTGGGCAGAGGGTGGTGCTCCGGCGGACGAAGGGATCACGCTGGCGCCCGCGCAACGTGCGGCTGTTGCAGCGGTGTTTACCGCGTCGTTGCTCGTCGTGACCGGGGGTCCGGGAACGGGAAAGACGACGACTGTAAGGGCGATGATCAAAGCGCTGGAGAGCAGGGGATATCAGGTGGTCCTGGCAGCACCGACGGGACGTGCGGCGAAACGCATGACGGAAAGCACGGGTGTACCTGCGAAGACGTTGCATCGACTCCTCGAATTTTCTAAAGGAGATGGGGGCGGTTGGAGATTCCAACGGAATGAGGATCAGCCGCTGGAGGGAGATGTGTTTATCATCGATGAAGCCTCCATGCTCGACCTTTCGCTCACCTACCATTTGCTCAAAGCGTTGCCGCGTGGCGCCAAGCTTATTTTCGTGGGGGATGTCGACCAGCTTCCATCGGTGGGGGCGGGACAAGTTCTCGCCGATATGATTCAATCCGGCGTTGTTCCTGTCGTCCGCTTGACGACGATCTTCCGCCAGGCGGAAGCGAGCATGATCGTTCAGAATGCGCACCGGATCCAACAAGGCTTGCCTCTTGTCATGCGAAGGGACGGGGATTTTTTCTTCATGGAAGCGGAACGGCCGGACATGGTGGTCGAGCTTATCATGGACTTGAATCGTCGCCGTCTCCCCAAGTACATTCAAGGGGATCCGATCGAAGATGTTCAAGTCCTGGTTCCGATGCGCCGCGGCCTCCTCGGGGTGGAACATTTAAACGAACGGCTGCAGGATGTATTAAATCCTCCTTCTAAGGGAAAACCCTCTTTAACATCCGGTGGGCGCACTTTGCGGGTAGGCGATAAGGTCATGCAAGTGCGCAATAACTACCAAAAGGAGATTTTTAACGGGGATGTAGGGAGGATCACACGCATCGATGAAGAGGAAGGGGAAGTTTCCGTCACGTTCCCCGATATTCCCGAATCCCGCGAGATCGTTTATACAACCAGTGAACTGGATGAACTGGCGCTTGCGTACGCGGTGACGGTACACAAAAGCCAGGGAAGCGAATACCCTGTCGTCATTCTTCCGCTCACCATGCAACATTACATGATGTTGCAACGCAACCTGTTTTATACGGCGGTGACCCGCGCCAAGAAACTGGTAGTCGTCGTCGGCCAGCGGCGGGCGGTGGCCAAAGCGATCGAACATGCAACGGCTGCGAGGCGTTACTCTCTTCTCGTCGAACGGTTGAGAGGAGAGTATAACGGGTGA
- the phoU gene encoding phosphate signaling complex protein PhoU, whose translation MDTRKGFHQSLQELQHDLLKMGTLVEEAIHLAVKSLAQMDQELAEKVVAQDDQIDEMMLQIENGCLRLLALQQPMAGDLRVIGTALKIVTDLERIADHATDIAKTTLRLSGESLIKPLIDIPRMADLAKAMVREALTAYVERNIDRALALAEKDDEVDALYTKMFSEIVTMMGSSRAMNRQLTHLLMVARYLERVGDHATNLGEWVIYMVTGKRQDLNK comes from the coding sequence ATGGATACGCGTAAAGGATTCCACCAATCATTGCAGGAATTGCAACATGATCTTCTCAAAATGGGGACGCTCGTGGAGGAGGCGATCCACCTGGCGGTCAAGTCCCTGGCGCAGATGGATCAGGAATTGGCTGAGAAAGTGGTGGCCCAGGACGATCAAATCGACGAGATGATGTTACAGATCGAAAATGGCTGTTTGCGCTTGCTCGCATTGCAACAGCCGATGGCCGGCGATCTGCGAGTGATCGGTACGGCGCTGAAAATCGTGACCGATCTTGAGCGCATCGCGGATCATGCGACAGACATCGCAAAAACCACGTTGCGTTTGTCCGGGGAAAGTCTGATCAAGCCTTTGATCGATATTCCGCGTATGGCCGATTTGGCCAAAGCGATGGTGAGGGAAGCGTTGACCGCGTACGTCGAGCGCAATATCGATCGCGCTCTTGCGTTGGCGGAAAAAGATGATGAGGTTGATGCCTTGTACACGAAAATGTTCTCGGAAATCGTCACGATGATGGGAAGCAGTCGGGCGATGAACCGTCAACTGACACACCTGTTAATGGTTGCCCGCTATCTGGAACGTGTCGGGGATCATGCTACGAATCTGGGAGAGTGGGTCATCTATATGGTTACAGGAAAGCGGCAAGATCTGAACAAGTAG
- the pstB gene encoding phosphate ABC transporter ATP-binding protein PstB yields the protein MKTSVETKVRVEGLNLFYGEKQALFQIEMDVQPHSVTAMIGPSGCGKSTLLRTLNRMNDLISNVRIEGKVIIDGEDIYAPTTDIVSLRKRVGMVFQRPNPFPMSIYDNIAYGPRIHGITKKRDLDEIVERSLRQAALWDEVKDRLKQSALGLSGGQQQRLCIARLLAVEPDVLLMDEPTSALDPISTLKVEELTNELKKNYTILIVTHNMQQAARISDYTAFFLNGYMVEFGQTDQIFTAPRDQRTEDYITGRFG from the coding sequence ATGAAAACGAGCGTTGAAACGAAAGTGCGCGTGGAAGGTCTGAACCTTTTTTACGGGGAAAAACAGGCGCTCTTTCAGATCGAGATGGACGTGCAGCCCCATTCGGTGACAGCGATGATCGGTCCGTCCGGTTGCGGAAAATCGACGTTGTTGCGCACGTTGAACCGGATGAACGATCTCATCTCCAATGTGCGCATCGAAGGCAAAGTCATCATCGACGGAGAAGACATCTATGCTCCGACGACCGATATCGTCTCCCTGCGCAAACGAGTCGGCATGGTGTTTCAACGTCCCAATCCATTCCCGATGTCGATCTACGATAATATCGCCTATGGTCCGCGTATTCATGGGATTACCAAGAAGCGGGATCTCGACGAAATCGTGGAACGGAGTTTGCGGCAGGCGGCTTTGTGGGATGAAGTGAAAGACCGTTTGAAACAATCGGCGCTCGGACTTTCGGGCGGACAGCAACAACGACTTTGTATTGCAAGGCTCCTGGCGGTTGAGCCCGATGTGCTCTTGATGGATGAACCGACATCGGCGCTCGATCCGATTTCCACGTTGAAAGTGGAAGAGTTGACGAATGAACTGAAGAAAAATTACACGATTTTGATCGTCACGCACAACATGCAGCAAGCGGCCCGCATATCAGACTATACTGCATTTTTCCTCAATGGATATATGGTGGAATTCGGACAAACCGACCAGATTTTTACCGCGCCCCGTGACCAGCGGACAGAAGATTATATCACGGGACGATTCGGATAA
- the pstA gene encoding phosphate ABC transporter permease PstA — MMKAALEKRAARNRLTDRIATVMFWVVGVMLLAILAFFLFYIFSKGLHKLTWDFITGRPKEMEAGGGVGPMLFNSFYILFLSLLFSLPIGLGAGIYLAEYAKKNRLTELIRLSVEALASVPSIVFGLFGMLLFVNWMGLRFSILGGALTLALLNLPVLVRVTEEVLLTIPSSYREASLALGATKWQTIRRVLLPTALPGLITGITLVAGRALGESAILIFTAGLSVSRHLFDFNPFAVGETLSVHLWYVQASGLAPDAKEIAAGSAALLVLVVLIFNLLIAIPSRMLQKRLTGGQS; from the coding sequence ATGATGAAAGCGGCTTTGGAGAAACGGGCAGCGAGAAACCGCCTGACCGACCGGATCGCTACGGTGATGTTTTGGGTGGTCGGCGTCATGCTTCTGGCGATTCTGGCGTTCTTTCTTTTCTATATATTCTCGAAAGGTTTACACAAACTGACATGGGACTTCATCACAGGCCGACCGAAAGAGATGGAAGCGGGCGGCGGTGTGGGCCCGATGCTCTTTAATTCGTTTTATATTCTGTTTTTGTCCCTTCTCTTTTCTTTGCCGATCGGGTTGGGGGCCGGGATTTATCTGGCCGAATATGCGAAGAAAAACCGTTTGACCGAGTTGATCCGTCTTTCGGTGGAAGCCTTAGCTTCCGTTCCGTCGATCGTCTTCGGATTGTTTGGAATGCTTCTTTTTGTCAATTGGATGGGATTGCGTTTTTCCATTCTCGGGGGAGCCCTGACACTCGCGTTGCTCAATCTGCCCGTTTTGGTGCGGGTTACGGAAGAAGTGCTTTTGACGATTCCAAGTTCCTATCGTGAAGCTTCTCTCGCACTCGGGGCCACCAAGTGGCAAACGATCCGCCGCGTGTTATTGCCGACGGCACTGCCCGGCTTGATCACAGGGATCACATTGGTGGCGGGACGCGCCCTGGGGGAATCGGCTATTTTGATCTTTACGGCAGGATTGTCCGTTTCGCGTCACCTGTTCGACTTCAATCCGTTCGCGGTCGGTGAAACACTGTCGGTCCATCTCTGGTATGTACAGGCGAGCGGTTTGGCGCCGGATGCCAAAGAAATCGCCGCAGGATCCGCAGCGTTGCTGGTGCTGGTCGTGTTGATTTTTAATCTTTTGATCGCGATTCCGAGCCGCATGTTGCAAAAACGTTTGACAGGAGGACAATCATGA
- the pstC gene encoding phosphate ABC transporter permease subunit PstC translates to MRNVFVVSAVAVSLIIFSIIVFIGYQGLQTFKDVQPASFFFSSDWAPDNGRFGAFPFIAGTFLLTGMSILLSVPFALAGAVFMAKIAPKWMREILRPATDLFVGIPSVVYGLIGMTLFVPYFGKVFGGAGYGLLPAAIILAIMILPTILSVSEDAIRSLPRSLEEASLALGATRWQTIWKVLLPAARPGILTAVILGMGRAIGETMAVMMVIGNAPKLPHSLVDPTSVLTTGIVKDMGNTFYGTTWNNALFLMALVLLLISLGLILLIRIVAKRSAM, encoded by the coding sequence ATGAGAAACGTGTTTGTTGTTTCGGCGGTCGCCGTCTCCTTAATCATCTTTTCCATTATCGTTTTTATCGGTTACCAAGGGTTGCAAACGTTCAAAGATGTGCAGCCTGCGAGCTTTTTCTTTTCTTCCGATTGGGCGCCTGATAATGGCCGGTTTGGTGCATTCCCGTTTATCGCAGGAACATTTTTGTTAACTGGCATGTCGATTTTGCTCTCTGTACCGTTCGCACTTGCCGGAGCTGTTTTTATGGCGAAGATCGCTCCAAAGTGGATGCGGGAGATTTTGCGTCCCGCTACCGATTTGTTCGTGGGGATCCCTTCCGTCGTGTACGGGTTGATCGGAATGACTTTGTTTGTCCCTTATTTCGGCAAGGTATTCGGAGGAGCAGGGTATGGATTGCTTCCGGCGGCCATCATTCTGGCTATCATGATCCTGCCCACCATCTTGTCCGTTTCTGAAGATGCGATTCGTTCATTGCCGCGTTCGCTTGAGGAAGCGTCGCTGGCACTTGGGGCCACACGTTGGCAGACGATCTGGAAGGTCTTGCTGCCGGCCGCACGCCCGGGAATTCTTACAGCCGTCATCCTCGGCATGGGCCGAGCGATCGGAGAAACGATGGCGGTCATGATGGTCATCGGCAATGCGCCGAAACTGCCTCACTCACTCGTCGATCCGACTTCTGTCTTAACCACGGGAATCGTCAAAGATATGGGAAACACTTTTTACGGTACGACCTGGAATAACGCATTGTTTCTGATGGCGCTTGTCCTTCTTCTCATTTCTCTTGGACTCATTCTGCTTATACGGATTGTTGCAAAAAGGAGTGCCATGTGA
- a CDS encoding phosphate ABC transporter substrate-binding protein codes for MLKKLSKKATMMTMVATLGLGILAGCGSATDKKDGGTAQPGQQTEKVSGTVTVSGSTALLPLAKEAANQFMDKNKDVTINSSGGGSGTGLKNVADGTSDIGMSDVEAGPEFKDKGLVDHKVAVAPFLLIVNKDVNIDNLTKQQAADIFTGKIKNWKEVGGPDKKITIITRPDNSGSRKLVKQIILDGKDFTKDAVVQESTGAMKTAVSTTSGAIGYIDMAYADDSVKVLKFDGVAYSKDNLKNGSYKLYGIEHMYTKGEPKGATKAFLDYIMSNDFQNNTVEKMKFIPVSFLGQ; via the coding sequence GTGTTAAAGAAGCTGTCGAAGAAAGCGACCATGATGACGATGGTTGCAACGCTCGGACTCGGAATCTTGGCGGGATGCGGGAGTGCAACAGACAAGAAAGATGGAGGAACTGCTCAACCCGGTCAACAAACGGAGAAAGTTTCCGGGACAGTGACCGTGTCAGGTTCTACGGCGCTCCTTCCTCTGGCGAAAGAAGCGGCCAATCAATTCATGGATAAGAATAAAGATGTCACCATCAACTCCAGCGGCGGCGGTTCAGGCACAGGGTTGAAAAACGTGGCTGACGGTACATCGGATATCGGGATGTCTGACGTAGAAGCAGGACCGGAATTCAAGGACAAAGGACTTGTTGATCATAAAGTGGCGGTAGCTCCTTTTCTTCTCATCGTAAATAAAGATGTGAATATTGATAACTTAACCAAGCAACAAGCGGCTGATATCTTCACAGGCAAAATCAAGAACTGGAAAGAAGTCGGCGGCCCTGACAAGAAAATCACCATCATCACGCGTCCGGATAACTCAGGTTCTCGCAAGCTCGTGAAGCAAATCATTCTGGACGGCAAAGACTTCACGAAAGATGCGGTTGTTCAAGAATCGACAGGGGCCATGAAAACAGCCGTTTCCACAACATCCGGTGCGATCGGTTATATCGATATGGCGTATGCGGACGATTCGGTCAAAGTGCTGAAGTTTGACGGAGTTGCATACAGCAAAGACAACCTGAAGAACGGTTCCTATAAACTTTATGGCATCGAGCACATGTACACCAAAGGTGAACCGAAAGGTGCGACGAAAGCATTCTTGGATTATATCATGAGCAATGATTTCCAAAACAATACGGTTGAAAAAATGAAATTCATTCCGGTTTCCTTCCTTGGACAGTAA
- a CDS encoding methyl-accepting chemotaxis protein, with translation MNLSRVFQKRAWLMKPIIRVRSIARRKRKSFRFTIARKVALGFSLIGILLAVTCGTSIYTMKEVNDSYSSLLERQVAVLKNADTIQFDASQQISSLRGFLLTQDETSLKNLQDDHLDLYNVVNKTLKIVETQEQKKSLLKLSEANQQFQEKFDQVISLAKQDREQAVVLANKEVLPLAIDIKNQAVAIAGAQQKELATEAAADASKVHSMILFVLALNGLVLVLAMVIGLFTFRMISKPLQMVNGQLREIAEGAGDLTREIVIRSKDELGELSASFNQMVKHLRALIQQVGGSTHRVAAAAERLTIHAKQSYEASERITQMMEEIVAGTEKQVSSMEETAFITHEISVGTRQIAVHSQTVSDTARRASEIAAKGNRVVQEVIEQMNTIHRSVQELGDVFARFVGHSEKIGQIVHVITSLAEQTHLLALNATIEAARAGEHGRGFAVVADEVRKLAAQSAHSAKEIAELVSMIQREIHHATSSMEAGKKEAENGVVVVRAAGESFEEIQRSVHEVGKQIHEVSAAVQQMTAGTERMDDAIQFIVEVAESVATTTQNVSATTQEQWASLDEISASAASLSMMAKELETLSGRFKV, from the coding sequence ATGAATCTTTCGCGTGTATTTCAGAAGAGGGCATGGCTGATGAAGCCGATCATACGGGTGAGGAGTATTGCGCGGAGAAAAAGGAAATCCTTTCGATTTACGATCGCTCGAAAAGTGGCTCTCGGGTTCTCGCTCATCGGCATCTTGCTTGCCGTCACGTGCGGTACTTCCATTTATACCATGAAGGAAGTAAACGATTCCTATTCGAGTCTGCTTGAGCGGCAGGTAGCCGTCTTGAAGAATGCCGATACGATTCAATTTGACGCTTCCCAGCAAATCAGCAGTTTACGCGGATTTCTGTTAACCCAGGATGAAACGAGTTTGAAAAATCTGCAAGATGACCATCTGGACTTATACAATGTAGTAAATAAAACATTAAAAATTGTAGAAACACAGGAGCAAAAGAAATCTCTCTTAAAACTCAGTGAAGCGAATCAACAGTTTCAGGAGAAATTTGATCAAGTGATATCACTTGCGAAGCAGGATCGGGAACAAGCGGTCGTGCTTGCGAACAAGGAAGTACTTCCCTTGGCGATCGATATCAAGAATCAGGCAGTCGCCATCGCCGGTGCACAACAAAAAGAGTTGGCGACAGAAGCGGCAGCCGACGCTTCCAAGGTCCATTCGATGATTCTTTTCGTATTAGCGTTGAATGGGCTCGTATTGGTTTTGGCGATGGTGATCGGATTGTTTACATTCCGCATGATTTCCAAACCTTTGCAGATGGTGAACGGCCAGTTGAGGGAAATCGCTGAAGGTGCCGGCGATCTCACGCGTGAGATCGTCATTCGTTCCAAAGATGAGCTCGGAGAACTGTCAGCATCGTTTAACCAAATGGTCAAACATCTGCGTGCTTTAATTCAGCAAGTCGGGGGAAGTACCCACCGAGTGGCTGCCGCGGCGGAAAGGTTGACGATTCACGCGAAGCAGTCCTACGAGGCCAGTGAACGAATCACTCAGATGATGGAAGAGATCGTGGCCGGGACGGAAAAACAGGTCTCCAGCATGGAAGAAACGGCTTTCATCACGCATGAAATATCTGTCGGTACGAGACAAATTGCAGTCCATTCGCAGACCGTTTCGGATACAGCCAGAAGAGCATCCGAAATTGCAGCCAAAGGAAATCGGGTCGTTCAAGAAGTGATTGAGCAGATGAATACCATTCATCGATCGGTTCAGGAATTAGGGGACGTGTTTGCGCGATTCGTTGGACATTCCGAAAAGATCGGACAGATCGTTCATGTGATCACGAGTCTCGCCGAACAAACGCACTTGTTGGCCCTCAATGCGACCATTGAGGCAGCAAGGGCAGGTGAACATGGGCGAGGGTTTGCCGTCGTGGCGGATGAAGTGCGCAAACTCGCTGCCCAGTCGGCACATTCCGCCAAGGAGATCGCCGAATTAGTAAGCATGATACAAAGGGAGATTCACCATGCAACTTCTTCGATGGAAGCAGGGAAGAAGGAAGCCGAAAACGGCGTCGTGGTTGTGCGAGCGGCTGGCGAGTCATTTGAAGAAATACAGCGTTCCGTCCATGAAGTTGGAAAGCAGATCCATGAAGTATCGGCGGCCGTACAGCAAATGACTGCCGGAACGGAACGTATGGATGACGCGATTCAGTTCATTGTAGAGGTGGCCGAGTCTGTTGCGACAACCACACAGAACGTGTCGGCAACCACGCAAGAACAATGGGCGTCACTCGATGAAATTTCGGCGTCCGCCGCTTCCTTGTCAATGATGGCCAAGGAGTTGGAGACGCTCAGCGGACGATTTAAAGTATGA
- a CDS encoding HAD family hydrolase yields MIHPKKITVYCDVDGTLVSETNVVSPLVKGKIEEFVHRGYGFTLATGRSFPAVQRFLREIPCNAPLVLCNGSYVYDPLRKRARWVSLNKELLVSLVRKLILFPHVRIYMDCSDHTLWVSNEEALTDPFVKQEHLQPRLWRNVQEVLEAGDILKLGMKLIDTPADIIKQIAEILSSYAAAYPRSMRWCYSSHNYIEVMPAGVSKWFGIQKSQQLLGMSDSKIYTIGDHFNDLEMIQNADLGVAMGNAVEEVKQKAAYTIGHVTEDAVAYFLTDVMRNESPVPYPPSSRREAVSRS; encoded by the coding sequence ATGATCCATCCAAAAAAGATCACTGTCTATTGCGATGTCGACGGTACACTTGTTTCCGAAACAAACGTCGTGAGCCCCTTGGTGAAAGGGAAAATTGAAGAATTCGTCCATCGCGGGTATGGTTTTACCTTGGCGACAGGACGAAGCTTCCCGGCCGTTCAACGTTTTTTACGAGAGATTCCGTGTAACGCTCCGCTTGTTCTTTGCAATGGATCTTACGTGTATGACCCCTTGCGGAAAAGAGCACGGTGGGTGTCTCTCAATAAAGAGTTGCTCGTTTCACTCGTACGGAAACTGATCCTTTTTCCTCATGTTCGGATCTATATGGACTGTTCTGATCACACGCTCTGGGTTTCGAATGAAGAAGCGTTAACGGATCCGTTCGTCAAACAAGAACATTTACAGCCTCGTTTGTGGAGAAACGTGCAGGAAGTTCTTGAAGCGGGAGATATTCTTAAACTCGGAATGAAACTGATTGACACCCCCGCGGATATCATCAAACAGATCGCGGAAATCTTGTCTTCCTATGCTGCGGCATATCCTCGGAGTATGCGTTGGTGCTACTCTAGCCATAATTACATCGAGGTCATGCCTGCAGGAGTGTCCAAATGGTTCGGGATTCAAAAGAGCCAGCAACTGTTGGGAATGAGCGATAGTAAGATATACACGATTGGTGACCATTTCAATGATCTGGAAATGATTCAGAACGCGGATCTCGGGGTCGCTATGGGGAATGCCGTGGAAGAAGTAAAACAGAAAGCTGCATATACGATCGGGCACGTTACGGAAGATGCCGTTGCTTACTTCCTGACCGATGTGATGAGAAACGAATCTCCGGTTCCGTATCCTCCTTCTTCACGTCGCGAGGCGGTTTCCAGAAGCTAA
- a CDS encoding EsaB/YukD family protein translates to MSITHCEEKVSHTVLVTVVGPEESIDLELPGDVPVVDLIPAFVELFALESHSSDPYVWALGPSEGPPFPKENTLLQCGVVDGDQIFLQTREAWNRNLSAHAKVSDEQALSSAPGASSDNDASQNDDRLSSNEWKPRGRTRAILPEAIPWQKRVEAVLRAVFSHETPTLESSSSETSPTSGHLLSPSSLAIQKAPGWWKRARKTWRKTNYLNQLDERIAEPQLKRCATIAVVSPKGGVGKTTITALLGTLLAFVRRDRIVAIDTNPDFGSLGRILAPDHQIFVDDLLYLLDNTPLTVTRLDGNLGRAVHGLMVLPAPTDPVRMATLDEAAYTRVVRRLQEMVGVVVLDCGTGLQDPASKAALATADQIVLVTDAQPSSASLVTEAAALLQQEGTPIWMVVNKMSAKGSRLDLQALEHAIPHARGFIEIPAESQAADQLSAGIFDWHDAPSSWKRVVRELAVSLIAEWPVLGISK, encoded by the coding sequence ATGAGCATTACGCATTGCGAAGAAAAAGTGTCACATACCGTTCTCGTCACCGTAGTAGGACCCGAAGAATCGATCGACTTGGAACTCCCCGGAGATGTCCCCGTCGTCGATTTAATCCCCGCATTCGTTGAACTGTTTGCATTAGAATCCCATTCGAGCGATCCTTATGTCTGGGCTTTGGGCCCGTCGGAAGGACCGCCTTTTCCAAAAGAAAACACGCTCCTTCAATGCGGAGTCGTTGACGGAGATCAAATCTTCCTGCAGACACGCGAAGCTTGGAACCGGAACTTGTCCGCTCATGCAAAGGTATCTGATGAGCAAGCGCTGTCTTCCGCGCCAGGCGCAAGTTCCGATAATGACGCATCACAGAATGATGATCGCTTATCCTCCAATGAATGGAAGCCTCGGGGGCGTACGCGAGCCATTTTACCGGAAGCCATTCCATGGCAGAAACGAGTGGAGGCCGTGTTGCGCGCAGTCTTCTCGCACGAAACGCCTACCCTCGAGTCCAGCAGTTCCGAGACTTCGCCCACATCCGGCCACTTGCTTTCCCCATCTTCTTTGGCCATCCAGAAAGCACCCGGGTGGTGGAAACGAGCGAGAAAAACCTGGCGGAAGACAAACTATCTCAACCAATTGGACGAGAGGATCGCAGAACCGCAACTCAAACGTTGTGCCACGATCGCGGTGGTATCCCCGAAAGGAGGCGTTGGCAAGACCACGATCACAGCGTTACTCGGTACCTTGCTTGCTTTCGTTCGTCGTGACCGTATCGTGGCCATCGATACGAACCCGGACTTCGGTTCCTTAGGCCGTATCTTGGCTCCCGACCACCAGATATTCGTCGACGATTTGTTGTATCTCTTAGACAACACACCACTGACGGTGACGCGTTTGGATGGGAATCTTGGACGAGCCGTTCACGGTTTAATGGTCTTACCTGCACCTACCGATCCGGTTCGCATGGCGACATTGGATGAAGCCGCCTATACGAGAGTGGTTCGTCGATTACAGGAGATGGTAGGCGTTGTCGTTTTGGACTGTGGCACCGGATTGCAAGATCCCGCATCAAAGGCGGCCCTTGCTACAGCCGATCAAATCGTTCTCGTAACGGATGCGCAACCGTCATCAGCCAGCCTTGTTACAGAAGCGGCGGCTCTTCTTCAGCAAGAGGGAACGCCGATCTGGATGGTTGTCAACAAGATGTCCGCGAAAGGAAGCCGCCTGGATCTTCAAGCTCTCGAACATGCCATTCCCCATGCTCGCGGTTTCATTGAGATTCCAGCGGAGTCTCAAGCAGCTGACCAGTTATCTGCCGGTATATTTGACTGGCATGATGCGCCTTCCTCCTGGAAGCGGGTAGTACGCGAACTTGCCGTTTCCTTAATAGCCGAGTGGCCGGTACTAGGCATCTCGAAGTGA